From Arcobacter arenosus:
TTTTATTTGGAGAAATTAGAGGTGGTGTTGCAATTTCAACAGTTTTAGTTGGAACATTATTAGCAGCATCTACAGGTGTTGTTGGAGCATCAGTTGTAGCAATGGGTGTTATTTCACTTCCTGTTATGATGAAATATAAATACAATACCCCAATGGCTTGCGGAACTATATGTGCTTCAGGAACATTAGGACAGATTATCCCTCCATCTATTGTATTAATTATTTTAGGTGACGTGTTTCAAGTTCCTGTTGGGGACCTTTTTGCTGCTGCAGTTTGGCCTGGTCTTGCACTTGTTGGAGCTTATATTTTATATATTTTGATTTTATCATTCGCAAATAAAAATATGGCGCCTGCAATTCCATCAGATCCAAATCGTGGAAGCAAGAAAAAACAAGTATTTAGAGCTTTAATTGATATTATCCCTTCATTAACTCTTATTATTCTTGTACTTGGTTCTATCTTTGCAGGTGTTGCAACTCCTACTGAATCAGCTGCAGTTGGGTGTATTGGTGCGATTGCATTAGCTTTAATGTATAAAACATTTACTATTAATATGGTAAAAGAAGCTGCTTTAGAATCTGTAAAAGTAACATCTATGGTATTTGGTATCTTAATTGGTGCTACAGCATTTTCTATGGTATTTTCATATACAGGTGGAGAAGAGATTGTTGAACATGCAATGTTAAGTTTACCGGGTGATGAAAAATGGGGATTTGTAATATTTACAATGCTTGCAATTTTAGTATTAGGTTTCTTTATTGACTTTATTGAAATTTCATATATTATTGTTCCAATTTTAATTCCAGTAGCAGAAACACTTGGAATAAATCCAGTATGGTTTGCTATTTTAATTGCAATGAACTTACAAACATCGTTCTTAACCCCACCATTTGGGTTCTCATTGTTCTATTTAAAAGGATGTGCCCCAGCTGGTGTTACAACGGGACAAATTTATAAAGGGGTAGTTCCTTTTATTGCAATACAAATTATAGTATTATTTATAGTTGCATTCTATCCAGAATTTTTCGGTATGAGTGCAGATATGTAATTAAAAGAGAGTTTTAAAACTCTCTTTTTAAAGGTGAAAATGTCATTAGTTATTGATTTAATTGAAAATATTATCTTACAAATTTGTGATAGGATGAACAGTTTTATTGATGATCCTCAACAAAGAATCTACACGGTCCCACGCCTTGAATAGCCCTAAAATAACATATTAATATCACACAAAAAATATATAATTAATAAAAATGAAGAAATAAGGAAAGATAATGTTAGAAGGGAAATATCTAGATTTTTTTAATCAAATTTCACAAAAACTAAAAAAAGAGAATATCTTTACAGATAAATTACACACTTATGCGTATGGCACTGACGCCTCATTTTACAGACTAACTCCTAAAATTGTTATCAAAACTGATAATGCAGATGAGGTGGCGACAATTTTAGAATTGGCACATGAAATGGAACTAAGTTCTACATTTAGAGCAGCTGGAACTTCTCTTTCAGGTCAAGCAATCTCTGATTCAATTTTAATTGTTACATCAAGAAACTTTAGAGACTTTAGAGTTTCAGATGATAAATCTTTAATCTCATTAGAACCAGGTTTAACTGGACTTGAAGCAAATAATATCTTAGCACCATTTGGTAAAAAAATTGGGCCAGATCCAGCTTCAATTAATGCCGCGATGATTGGTGGAATTGCCGCAAATAACGCTTCTGGTATGTGTTGTGGTATTTCACAAAACTCATACAAGACTTTATCATCAATGAAGCTTATTTTTAAAGATGGTACAAAATTAGATACAGCTTGTGAAGAATCAAAAAAAGCATTTAGAAAATCACATGGTGACTTTTTACAAGGTTTAAAACAAATTGCATCTGATACTGTAAATGACGAAGAATTAAGAGCAAAAATTGAGAAAAAATTTAAAATCAAAAATACTTGTGGGTATTCTTTAAATGCATTAATTGATTTTGAAGATGAGTTTGAGATTTTACAACACCTAATTATTGGAAGTGAAGGAACATTAGCTTTTATTGAAGAGATTACTTACCAAACAGTTGAAGATTTAAAAGATAAATCAAGTGCCTTAATCTATTTTAAAGATGTTGAAGAGGCATGTAATGCTGTTACAAAATTAAAACTTGCAAGGGAAGCAGGAACAATTATTGTTGATGCTGTTGAGTTAATGGATAGAGCAGGGCTTAGAAGTATTGAAAATGACCCAGCTATGCCCGAATACATCAAAGATTTTGATGAAAATGTCACTGCCTTATTAATTGAAACAAGAGCAGTTAGCGATGAAGCACTTGATGTACAAATTAAACAACTAGAAGAATTATTAGCTGAATTTAAAGTAGTACGAGATATCTATTTTACTAAAGATGTAGCTGAGTATACTTTATATTGGAAAATTAGAAAAGGTTTATTTCCAGCAGTTGGAGCAGTTAGAGAACTTGGAACTACTGTTATTATTGAAGATGTTGCTTATCCTATTGAAAGATTAGCAGAAGCAACTTTAGAACTTCAAGAACTATTTAAAAAACATGGTTACAATGAAGCACTTATTTTTGGCCATGCTTTAGAAGGGAATTTTCACTTTGTATTTACTCAAGATTTTTCAATTGAATCAGAGGTGAAAAGATATGATGCGTTTATGAATGATGTTGTAAATTCTGTTGCTGTTAAATATGAGGGAAGCTTAAAAGCTGAACATGGTACAGGAAGAAATATGGCAGCTTTCATTGAGGTTGAATGGGGTAAAACTGCATATGAAATGATGAAAAGAATTAAAAATCTTTTTGATCCAAAAAACTTGTTAAACCCAGGTGTAATTATCAATGATGATGCAGAAGCTCACTTGAAAAATTTAAAACCAATGGCTGCAACTAACGATTTAGTAGATAAATGTATAGAATGTGGATTTTGTGAACCAACTTGTCCTTCAAATGATATAACACTAACTCCAAGACAAAGAATTACACTAAATAGACTTATTTCACAACTAGAAAGTGAAGGAAAATTAGAAGAAGCTAAAGAGTATAAAGATCTATACCAATATGATGGAGTTGATACTTGTGCAGCTTGTTCTTTATGTGCAACAGCATGTCCTGTAAAAATTGATACAGGAGCATTAACAAAACATCTAAGATACGAACAAATTACTCCTAGAGCAAACTCTATTGCAACAAAAATTGCAAACAATTATGCTTCAACATTAAGTGGAATGAGATTTGGTTTAGGTGGAGCAAATTTAGTTCATAAGATATTAGGAACTGCTTCTATGAATTCACTTACATCAACATTTAGAGAATGGTCAGGTGGAGCAATTCCAAAATGGTCACCATATCTACCAAAGGCT
This genomic window contains:
- a CDS encoding TRAP transporter large permease, with product MIGIVMFFTALFMLIIGFPVAFTFAAVSVFFGIAAGFIEIFSNAGEGELFMDLLSQGWLEGISMFEFMPFRIFSIQQSTILMAIPMFIFMGIVLQKTGLAEKLLESMGFLFGEIRGGVAISTVLVGTLLAASTGVVGASVVAMGVISLPVMMKYKYNTPMACGTICASGTLGQIIPPSIVLIILGDVFQVPVGDLFAAAVWPGLALVGAYILYILILSFANKNMAPAIPSDPNRGSKKKQVFRALIDIIPSLTLIILVLGSIFAGVATPTESAAVGCIGAIALALMYKTFTINMVKEAALESVKVTSMVFGILIGATAFSMVFSYTGGEEIVEHAMLSLPGDEKWGFVIFTMLAILVLGFFIDFIEISYIIVPILIPVAETLGINPVWFAILIAMNLQTSFLTPPFGFSLFYLKGCAPAGVTTGQIYKGVVPFIAIQIIVLFIVAFYPEFFGMSADM
- a CDS encoding FAD-binding and (Fe-S)-binding domain-containing protein: MLEGKYLDFFNQISQKLKKENIFTDKLHTYAYGTDASFYRLTPKIVIKTDNADEVATILELAHEMELSSTFRAAGTSLSGQAISDSILIVTSRNFRDFRVSDDKSLISLEPGLTGLEANNILAPFGKKIGPDPASINAAMIGGIAANNASGMCCGISQNSYKTLSSMKLIFKDGTKLDTACEESKKAFRKSHGDFLQGLKQIASDTVNDEELRAKIEKKFKIKNTCGYSLNALIDFEDEFEILQHLIIGSEGTLAFIEEITYQTVEDLKDKSSALIYFKDVEEACNAVTKLKLAREAGTIIVDAVELMDRAGLRSIENDPAMPEYIKDFDENVTALLIETRAVSDEALDVQIKQLEELLAEFKVVRDIYFTKDVAEYTLYWKIRKGLFPAVGAVRELGTTVIIEDVAYPIERLAEATLELQELFKKHGYNEALIFGHALEGNFHFVFTQDFSIESEVKRYDAFMNDVVNSVAVKYEGSLKAEHGTGRNMAAFIEVEWGKTAYEMMKRIKNLFDPKNLLNPGVIINDDAEAHLKNLKPMAATNDLVDKCIECGFCEPTCPSNDITLTPRQRITLNRLISQLESEGKLEEAKEYKDLYQYDGVDTCAACSLCATACPVKIDTGALTKHLRYEQITPRANSIATKIANNYASTLSGMRFGLGGANLVHKILGTASMNSLTSTFREWSGGAIPKWSPYLPKATNIDITFEQKSSDKKIVYFPSCLARSMGKSSESSVEEELFDVTVRVLKKAGFQILFPDNLNELCCGTPFASKGFKEQEKMKSDELEKELLKITNNGEIPVLCETGTCTKKMLDNFSSNMKIYEPIDFSLEYLVDALEFEKIDDPITIHTNCTTRKMGLHENFVKLASMCAKKVIVPENVKCCGFAGDRGFNFPELNKSALRFLKDDVKDAKLAFSTSKTCEIGLSEYSGLDYNSIFYLIDRTSKAKNI